The following DNA comes from Mucisphaera calidilacus.
ATCATGGCGACGCTCGGCGTCAAGGTCACGCTCGTCGAGGGCCGCCCGAAGCTCCTCGGCTTCATCGACAGCGAGATCTCCGAGGCGCTGCAGTTCTACATGCGCCGCGAAGGCGTGACGCTACGGCTCGGCGAGAAGGTGGACCGCATCTACGAGATCCCGGAGGAGGAGCGGCAGAACACCAACGGCTCGGGCGGGCCGCAGGTCGTAGCCCAACTCGAGTCGGGCAAGACGCTTAAGGCCGAGTGCCTGCTCTACGCCATCGGCCGCCAGGGCGTCTGCGGCGACCTCGGGCTGGACAACGTCGGTGTGGCTTACGACGACCGCGAGCGGCTGAGCGTCAACGAGCGCTACCAGACGAGTGTGCCGCATGTCTATGCGGCGGGGGATGTTATTGGTTTTCCGTCGCTGGCTTCGACGTCGATGGAACAGGGTCGGCGGGCGATGTGCCACGCGTTGGGCACCGAGATCGAGAACTGGAACACCGAGCTGTTCCCCTACGGGATCTACGGCGTGCCGGAGATCTCGATGGTCGGCAAGACCGAGGAGCAGCTGACCGACGAGGGCATCCCCTACGAGGCGGGGATCGCGAGTTATAAAGAGATTGCCCGCGGGCAGTTACTGGGCGATGAGTTCGGCATGCTCAAGGTGCTGATCCATCAGGAGAACCACACGATCCTCGGCGTGCACGCGATCGGATCGGGGGCGACGGAGATCATCCACATCGGGCAGGCGGTGATGGCCCACGGGGGCAAGGCGGAGTACTTCATCAACAACGTCTTCAACTTCCCGACGCTGGCCGAGGCGTACAAGGTGGCGGCGTACAACGGGCTGAACAAACTGGCCCACGTGTGAGGGTTTGGGCTGAGTCCGTCGCGCACAATCTGACAACTTTGCAGGAATTTACATTTTTTCGGGTTCGTTTCGGGTCGTTTTCGAGCGTTTTGGGTTCGTTTTCGTCCGTTTTGGAGCGTTTTGGTCCAAAAAGGGCCTGTTTTTGGTCGCGATGTGCGCACAAAGACCGTCATCGTGCGCGCGACCCCTGAAATCGGGAGGTCGGGGTGAAAGAAAGTATCGGTTTTCGGAAGCGGCGGTATACTGATGGAACCTGTGTCGTTTTCATCTGATTTCCGCCTTCCGAGGAGGACTTGGACATGCTGGGATTGACGAAGCGTGGCGTGGTGTTGGGGGTTGTTCTGGGTCTGGGTTTGGGCGTCTGTCCTGCGGCGGATGCGGAGCCGACGGTGATCGACGGGGTCGTGCGTTCGGAGGGCGGGAACCTCCGGCTGACGGGTGACCCGCTGGTGTTCACCGGCGAGGCGTACGCGGGCCGCCTGCCGACCGAGGACTCGTTTCCTTCTGATCACGCGGGCACGATTACGTTTGAGCGTGTTGAGGGGGAGGGCGGTCGTTTCTTTGCGGGGGTCAGAAGCAGTATCACGGTTGAAGCGACGACGGGGCCGGGCCTGTTTCTTGATCAGGTCTATGTCGATACGAGGAGTTCCTACCGGGGTGTTCTCATCGATGAGGCCGAGCGTGTGTCGATCGAGCATGCGGAGGTTCTGTCGGGCAGTTTCACGAGCCTGGCGAGTGAGCTGGCGATCGGCGCGATGTCGGTCAGCGGCAGGGATTCGCAGGTCTACCTCGCGGGCGACGGTCTCCAGCGGCTCGACGAACTGGTCGCGTCGGAGCACGCGTGGGTTGGGATTTCCGGCCTGAACGCGGGTGGTTCGTCGAGCGGTCGTCCGAGCGGGTGGTATCTGTCGAGACTGGATTTTGAGGATGCCACGCTGGTGCTGGACGGCAGCGTGTACGAGACGTATATCACGATGACTGGCGGCCGTCTTGACCTTGGTGGCCTGACCGGGGAGGCGCTGAATCTTGGGTATCGAACGCGGTTTGTGCTGCGTGAGAGCGTGGTGCGGGTGGAGGAGCCTTATCGGTTTGATGACCTGCAGGATCGGGTCGACTTTTCTCGGTCTGAGGGTGCGGTGCTGGCGTTGACGGAGCACCTGCTACCGAACGATGCGGGTGTTCTGCACCTGACGCCGACGTGGGAAAGGTATGAGTTGCGTTCTGGTGAACGGCTGAGCAACGTGCGTGTGACGGGTGCGTCGCTGGTGGGCGTGGACGTCGCGGAATCGTCTGGTGGGCGCGGGGGGCCCTACCCTTCCGGTAGGATCGAGGATGCTGTGGTGGAGGTGCCGGTTCGCGGGGGGTATCCGTTGTTTGCGGGCGAGGTTGTGTTGACCGGGGGTGTGGTGCTGGACCGTGCTTTTGTCGAGGGCATCCTGACGGTGGATGCAGAGCGTGATTTTTCGATCGAATATCTTGAGGTGAGCGGGTTGCTGGAGACAGAGCGAGGCGGGCGTCTGGAGGTTCCCGCGGATCACTTCTGGCAGTTGCGTGGCGGTGCGGTGCGTGCGGGTGCGTTGGTGGTGGAGGGCGAGGTCTCGCTGATGCATGGGGATGAGGCGGCGTCGATTTTTGGCGATCTGGTTCTGACGGATGAGGCGACCGCGTTGTTCGATGTCACGGATCGGGTTGACGGTGTTTATCGCCTGAGTTCGGCGCGGGTGGAGGTGATCGGCCGGGCGGAGTTGGGCGGGCACGCCGAGTTCAGGTTTTATGGGCCTGAGGTTTTGCCGCTCTTCGGTCAGCGTGAATTGCTGATGCGGCCGTCGGAGGGGATTGAGGGTCGTTTCGCGACGGTCGGTGGCGTGATGCTTGGCGAGGGTTTGGGGCTGGCGGTGTGGTACAGCGATTATTCGGTGTTGACGGAGGTGGCTTACCTCGGCGACGCGGATCTGGACCGGCGTGTGGATCTGGATGACCTGTCGGTCCTGGCGGAGCATTTTGGTGAGGATGGCGCGGTGTGGCGGGAGGGGGATTTCAATGGTGATGGCGTGGTGGACCTGATGGATCTGAGTCTGCTGGCGGGGAACTTCGGGCGGTCGGGCGTGCCCGCGGTCCCGGAGCCGGGTGTGGGTTTGTTGCTCGGGGTTGGGCTGGTGTTGCGGGGCGGGGTTCGGGGCTGAGGGTGGAGGGTGCGTTTGTGTGCGGTGCGGTTGCGTTGTCAGAGGATGGGGATGGGGGGTGAGTCGTCGAAGCGGTCTTCGTGGACTTCGATGCTGCCGTTGTTGTGTTGGGTTGCGATGCCGAGGTCCTGGAGTGCCTGCAGGGCGGCTTTCTGTTCGGCTTCTTTTTTGCTGTTGGCCCATGCGGAGGTGTATTTGTGTCCGCCTATTTCGACGCAGACCTCGAAGGCCTTGGCGTGGTCGGGTCCTTTTTCGTCGAGGAGGATGTAGGCGGGGTTGCCCGGGAGGTGCCGCTGGGTGTAGTGCTGTAGGACGCTTTTGAAGTTGTGCTGGTGGAGAGAGTTGGTGGCTTCTTCGAGGATGTCGTCGAGGGCGTGGAGGATAAATTGTTTGGCGGCGGGGTATCCGGCGTCGAGGTAGATGGCGGCGATGACGGACTCGAAGACGGCGGCGGCGACGCTGGTGGGCAGGTCGGTGCCGGCCTCCATGCCCTTGCCGAGTTTGAGGCAGTCGGGGAGGCCGAGTTTTCGGCTGACCTTGGCGCAGGCTCGTCGGCTGACGACAGCGGACTTGATCTTGGTGAGTTCGCCTTCCTGTTCGGAGGGCAGTTCGTGGAAGAGGTATTCGCAGACGACCTGTCCGAGTACGGCGTCGCCGAGGAACTCGAGTCGCTCGTTGCTTTCGAGTCGGTCGCCGATGCTTGAGGCGTGGGTGAAGGCGCGTTTGAGGAGGTCTCGGTCGTCGAACTGGTGACCGAGGCGTTGCTGGCAGTCGTTGATGAGTTCGTGATCCATATTGCTGTTCTGGCAGTCGATGACCTGAGGCATCCTGCGGGTTGAGGGGCGGAGGTGAGACTTCGGACGATTGTATCCTGTCGGGTGCGTTCGATTTGCGCGAATAGGCGGTTTGGGTGGTTGTCAGCTTGCCGCGACGTGGTTAGTCTCACCGCGTGAAGAACCTTTCCTGGATTGTGTACGCGGTTAGTCTGTTGCTCCTGCAGGGGACCTGGTCGCGGGGCGAATTGCTTTCCCCTCGTCTGGATCTGGTGAAGATTCCGTCGGAGCCGACGCCAAGCATGCGTGTTTCGGAGGTTCGTCCGGGGATGCGTGGTGTTTGTCTGACGGTTTTTTCGGGGACGAAGATCGAGCCTTTTGAGGTGGAGGTGATCAGCGTCATTGAGCGTAGTGGTCCGGGTCAGGCTGTGATTTGGATGCACTCGGAGGACCCTCGGATGCTGGTGACGGGTCCGGTTCAGGGGATGTCGGGTTCGCCTGTGTACCTTTGGGATGGCGAGGAGCCGAATGATCCTGATGACGAGCGTCTGGGCGGGGGTCGTCTGATCGGTGCTTTTGCGTATGGGTACGCGAATACGAAGGGTTGTCTGATCGGTGTGCAGCCGATCGAGCAGATGGTTCCGGTGGGCGAGCGTATCGGCAAGGCGCCGGTGGATTACGCTCGTGGGGCGCGACGTGCCCTCGACACGGTGGGATCGGGTCTGGCGTCGGTGGAGGCGGATGCTGGCACGGAGGCGCGTTGTGCCGCGTGGTTGTCGGTGTTGTCGCCTTGGACGGCTGGCGGTCCTGCGCGTGGCGGTGTGGTGTTCAACGATTCGCTTCGGCCGATGTCGTTGCCGGTGACGGGTCTGAGCAAGCGTTTTCTGGAGTTGGGTCTTCCGCTGGAGGTGGGTGGCGGGCTGGAGCTGGTTGCGGATGGTGGGAGTGTGGGGCCGCCTCCTGCGTGGATTGATCCTGATGCAAAGCTGGAGCCGGGGTCGGCGTTTGTGGTTCCGCTGACGACGGGCGATCTGGACCTGGCGGGCGTGGGGACGACGACGGATGTCCGTCCGGACGGGACGGTGCTGGCGTTTGGTCACTCGATGAACGGGGAGGGTTCGAGCGCGTTGCCGATGGCGACGGGCTACGTGCACTTTATTGTTCCGAGCCGTGGCAACAGCTTCAAGCGTGGTACGCCTTTGCGTGTGGCTGGGACGTTGCTGCAGGACGAGACGGCCGCGGTTGCGGGTCGTGCGGTGCTGGAGCACACGATGGCGACGATGCGTGTGGCGGTGTCGATGCCGGGTCAGCCGGATCGGTCGTATGCGTATCAGGTGGCGCGCCATCCTTATTACACCCCCCTGCTGTCGATGATCTGTGCGGCTCGTTCGCTGGCCGCGGAGCAGATGCCGCCTGTGGAGAGCACGACGCGTTACGCGATTGACTTTTCGTTTGATGACGGGCGGACGCTGGCGGTGAAGAACACGTCGGTGTCGGGGAGTTTTGCGTTGTACAGCACGATGATGCCCGTGATCGCGTCGGCGATGAGCAATCCTTACGAGCCGCTTCGGCTGTCGTCGGTGGATGTTGATCTTGAGGTCACGGAGGGTGTTCGGACGGCGGAGTTGCTGGGTGCGCGTCTGGCGAAGTCGACATTGGAGCCCGGCGAGGAGGCGGTGGTTTACGTCGAGGTTCGGCGTTACAAGGGTGAGGCGGAGACGGTTCGTCTGGTGATTCCCGTGCCTGAGGGCACGGCGGAGGGTCAGTATCAGTTGTTTGTTGGCGGTCGTGCCTCGCACCTGATGCGGATCATGCGTTCGCAGCCGCACCGCATGGAGATTCGTGGTCTGGACGATCTGTTCACGGTGATTGATGAGATCGAGAACACGCCTGCGGAGGGTTTGTACGGGATGCTGATTGCGGAGGGCGGGGGTTTGGCGGTGGGTCGTCAGTCGCTTCCGGATCTGCCAAGCAGTGTTCGGGCGTCGATCACGTCGAGTGGTCAGGCGTCGGTGTTCAGCGAGGTGGTAACGTCCCGCGCTGAGTTGGATCTCGAGATTTTTGGTGAGTACCCGTTGATGCTGACGGTGACGAAGCCCTGATGCGTTCGGAATGAGCGCAGGAGAGTGATGCGATGCTTGGATTGACTGGTCGCGGCGCGTGCGCTGCTTTTGCGGTGTTGCTGGTGCTGTGTGTTTCGGGTGTGTCGCGGGCGATCGTTCCGGTGACGGTGGAGCAGGCGACGGAGGCGGATTTCTCGGAGGGTGTGACGGAGGGGACGCGTGTGACGAACACGGGTCGCGTGGCGTTGGCGAAGCGTGTGGAGGACCTGGCGGAGGGCGGGGAGGCGTTTTCGTCGGTGTTTGACGTGTTGTTCTCGGGTGACCTGACGCTGGTGTGTGTGGCGGCGGGGCCGTCGGGGTATTTCCATCTCGCGGTAGGCGAGGAGCCTGTGGCGGTGGGCGGCGTTGAGGAGGCGGAGCAGGTCTTCGCGTTGTGTGATGTTGGCGGGAAGCGGCTGGTTGGCGTTTCGGGAGAGGGGACGTCTCGTCTGGCGTGGGAGACGGCGGGTGCGGATGGGGGCGTTGTTCTCGAGACGGTGGTTGAGCTTGAGGGCGTTCGGTACGTGTGGGATATCGTGGCGGTTTCGGCGGAGTTGGTAGCGGTGGCGACGGGCACTGAGGGCAGGGTGCTGCTGGTGAATCTTGCGGCTGGTGAGGACGAGCCGTTGGTGCTGCTGGAGACGGAGCAGCCGAACGCGTTGTGTCTGGCGACGAGCCGTGACGGGAAGACGGTTTACGTGGGGACGGATGGGGACGGGCTGGTTTACCGGGTGACGGGTCTGGATGCGGCAGGTCCTGAGGTTTACGTGATGTATGACGCTGGCGAGCCGGAGGTGGCTTCGCTGCTGGCGTTGGAGGATAGTTCGTTGCTGGTGGGGACGGCGGACGCGGAGCAGGCGAAGCCCGGGCGTCTGGAGGAGGCGGTGAGCGAGTCGGAGGGTGAGGTTGAGGGCGAGGGCGTTGTTGAGGAGGCGTCGGAAGCGGCGGTGGAGGCTGAGGCTGATGAGCCTGCCGAGGCGGTCGCTGTTGAGGAAGAAGTGAACGAGGAGGAGGTGGTTGAGGACGTCGCGGTGGTGGAGCCGGATGTGGTGGAGGTGACGGACGAGCAGCGTGATCGTCTTCGTGATGCGTTGCGTGAGCGGCTGCTGGTCGCGCGTGAGCGTGGCGAGTTGAAGACGGGTGGTCTGGCGAGCAAGGGTGGTGAGAAGAAGTCGGAAGGGCGTCGGCCTCGGCCTGCGTCAGCGGCGTCGCAGGAGGAGGGCAACGCGGTCTATCGGATCACGCCTGACGGGTTCGTGGAGACCTTGTTGCGGGAATCGACGACGATGCTTTCGCTGAGTGAGGAGGACGGGGTCGTCACGGTGGGCACGGGTAATGAGGGTCAGGTGTTCCGGGTGGTGATGGCGACGCTTGAGGTGTCGGTGCTGGCCGATTTTGAGAGCGAGCAGGTGAGTTGGATGGCGGGGATGGGTGAGGGTCGTTTTGTGATGGGTCTGTCGAATCCGTCGCGTGTGGTTTCGGTGGGCACCGAGCCGGAGATGCGTGGGACGTTTGAGTCGTCGGTGATTGATGCCGGGCAGATCAGTTTTTGGGGATCGGGTCGTTTGCGTGTGTTGCTGCCTGCGTCGTCGTCGGTGACGTTCGAGACGCGGAGCGGGAACGTGGC
Coding sequences within:
- the sthA gene encoding Si-specific NAD(P)(+) transhydrogenase codes for the protein MRHYDAVVIGTGPAGQKAAIQAAKLGKSVAIIEKGSVLGGAQVNTGTVPSKALREAAMHLTGAGKRGLFGESYRVKKTITIRDLVSVSQQVIRNEWEVIREQLDRNGVDLLWGKAHFEGPNLVQIVGPDHAEMVTGDVFVLCVGTRPATPDHVPFNDNNILTSDSFLQVDRLPRSLIVVGGGVIGTEYACIMATLGVKVTLVEGRPKLLGFIDSEISEALQFYMRREGVTLRLGEKVDRIYEIPEEERQNTNGSGGPQVVAQLESGKTLKAECLLYAIGRQGVCGDLGLDNVGVAYDDRERLSVNERYQTSVPHVYAAGDVIGFPSLASTSMEQGRRAMCHALGTEIENWNTELFPYGIYGVPEISMVGKTEEQLTDEGIPYEAGIASYKEIARGQLLGDEFGMLKVLIHQENHTILGVHAIGSGATEIIHIGQAVMAHGGKAEYFINNVFNFPTLAEAYKVAAYNGLNKLAHV
- the rnc gene encoding ribonuclease III; amino-acid sequence: MPQVIDCQNSNMDHELINDCQQRLGHQFDDRDLLKRAFTHASSIGDRLESNERLEFLGDAVLGQVVCEYLFHELPSEQEGELTKIKSAVVSRRACAKVSRKLGLPDCLKLGKGMEAGTDLPTSVAAAVFESVIAAIYLDAGYPAAKQFILHALDDILEEATNSLHQHNFKSVLQHYTQRHLPGNPAYILLDEKGPDHAKAFEVCVEIGGHKYTSAWANSKKEAEQKAALQALQDLGIATQHNNGSIEVHEDRFDDSPPIPIL